The window AGTACTCGGAGGTGTACTCGGGCATCAACGTGCACCGGAACGCCAAGGTGGTCATCAAGGTGCTCAAGCccgtcaagaagaagaagatcaaGCGCGAGATCAAGATCCTCAAGGCCCTCAAGGGCCACCCCAACCTGATCGACCTGCTCGACGTGGTCAAGGACCCCGCCTCCAAGGCGCCCTGCCTGATCTTCGAGCACATCGAGAACGTGGACTTCAAGTCCATGTTCGGCACGCTGCGGGACATCGACATCCGCTTCTACATGTTCGAGCTGATGAAGGCGCTGGACTACTGCCACTCGAAGGGCATCATGCACCGGGACGTCAAGCCCCAGAACATCATCATCGACCCCAAGCGCAGGGTGCTCAAGCTGATCGACTGGGGGCTGGCCGAGTACTACCACCTGGGCACCAACTACAACGTGCGGGTGGCCAGCCGCTTCTTCAAGGGCCCCGAGCTGCTGGTGGACAACGAGTACTACGACTACAGCCTGGACATCTGGAGCGCCGGCTGCATGTTCGCCTCGATGGTCCGCGCCTCACCAGATCTTCAAGAAAGAGCCCTTCTT is drawn from Hippocampus zosterae strain Florida unplaced genomic scaffold, ASM2543408v3 HiC_scaffold_372, whole genome shotgun sequence and contains these coding sequences:
- the LOC127595041 gene encoding LOW QUALITY PROTEIN: casein kinase II subunit alpha-like (The sequence of the model RefSeq protein was modified relative to this genomic sequence to represent the inferred CDS: deleted 1 base in 1 codon; substituted 2 bases at 2 genomic stop codons); this translates as MXKLSKPRLYGTVNSTMPAEYYDYEHYEVEFGEIDDYEIMDKLGRGKYSEVYSGINVHRNAKVVIKVLKPVKKKKIKREIKILKALKGHPNLIDLLDVVKDPASKAPCLIFEHIENVDFKSMFGTLRDIDIRFYMFELMKALDYCHSKGIMHRDVKPQNIIIDPKRRVLKLIDWGLAEYYHLGTNYNVRVASRFFKGPELLVDNEYYDYSLDIWSAGCMFASMSAPHQIFKKEPFFQGENNYDQLVKIAKVLGSEDLYKYLKKYKLTLEPELATLLDRFPRKSWSLFVREENASLANEEAVDLLNAMLVYDHAERILPKXAMEHPYFAPVRVKR